From the Candidatus Methanomethylophilaceae archaeon genome, one window contains:
- a CDS encoding ATP-binding protein, with product MDRYLVRERYLERLRAGRGDTGIVKVITGMRRVGKSVLMELYIEDLISSGVPEGDIVHIDFESIEGQGITDASKLNAFIQERVPKDRIAYVLLDEIQNVEGWEMSVSALNHMKNVDVYLTGSNSDMLSSDLATHIAGRHVEVEVHPLSLREFMAMHGYVSAEEAFSDYLRFGGLPAVCPSRGIRYAKDYLQGVFSTIVIKDVIGHAGAVSAQKVDAIARFLFSNIGNITSVSSISKAVGLGPNTAETYVAAMTDAFLFSHCQRYDMVGKKLLKTNGKYYAMDIGLRNAVLGMAAGTDISRPLENVVYAELLRRGYDVRCGSYQDSEVDFVAVRHDSVEYYQVCQTLMSEGTRERERKSLLRQRDNYPKTILTLDRFGLGDELGIKIKNVVDWLLEVRRPMPPREIDRFCPSAKNSRHILCENTG from the coding sequence ATGGATAGATATCTTGTCAGGGAAAGATATCTCGAGCGCCTCCGCGCCGGCCGCGGGGATACGGGGATCGTGAAAGTCATAACGGGCATGCGCCGCGTCGGCAAGTCGGTTTTGATGGAGCTTTACATTGAAGATCTCATCAGTTCCGGCGTCCCCGAGGGAGACATAGTGCATATTGATTTTGAGAGCATAGAAGGCCAGGGGATAACCGACGCATCGAAGCTGAACGCGTTCATCCAAGAGAGGGTCCCGAAGGATCGCATCGCATACGTCCTCCTCGATGAGATCCAGAATGTCGAAGGCTGGGAGATGTCAGTCTCCGCGCTGAACCATATGAAGAACGTCGACGTATATCTGACCGGATCCAATTCCGATATGCTTTCGTCCGATCTGGCCACCCATATCGCCGGCCGGCATGTGGAGGTGGAAGTGCATCCGCTGTCTCTGCGCGAGTTCATGGCCATGCACGGTTACGTCTCCGCCGAGGAGGCATTCTCGGATTATCTGAGGTTCGGCGGATTGCCGGCGGTATGCCCGTCCAGGGGCATCAGGTACGCGAAGGACTATCTTCAAGGGGTATTTAGCACTATAGTGATAAAAGATGTGATAGGGCATGCCGGGGCGGTCAGCGCCCAGAAGGTTGATGCCATAGCCCGCTTCCTATTCTCCAACATCGGGAACATTACCAGCGTCTCTTCCATATCCAAGGCCGTGGGGCTCGGGCCCAACACCGCGGAGACGTACGTGGCCGCGATGACAGACGCGTTTCTGTTCTCCCATTGCCAGCGTTATGATATGGTCGGGAAGAAGCTTCTAAAAACCAACGGCAAATATTACGCTATGGACATCGGGCTCAGAAACGCCGTGCTCGGAATGGCGGCAGGCACGGATATCAGCAGGCCGCTGGAGAATGTCGTCTATGCGGAGCTTCTCAGGCGGGGGTATGATGTCAGATGCGGCAGCTACCAGGATTCGGAGGTGGATTTCGTGGCTGTAAGGCACGATTCCGTCGAATATTACCAGGTGTGCCAGACGCTGATGTCCGAAGGCACGCGCGAGCGGGAGAGGAAGTCGCTTCTCAGGCAGAGGGACAATTACCCTAAGACCATACTGACTTTGGACAGGTTCGGCTTGGGGGATGAGCTGGGGATCAAGATCAAGAATGTAGTGGATTGGCTTCTGGAGGTGCGACGGCCGATGCCGCCGCGTGAAATCGACCGTTTTTGTCCTTCTGCCAAAAATTCTCGGCATATCCTCTGCGAGAATACCGGATAA
- a CDS encoding ABC transporter substrate-binding protein encodes MLREQGHPDYESMTGDMPSCIITGTKRYYVKTGEEVLGPRGVDIIRLPSYEDGWAIPGILMLGYLTDNEANAKKYVDMADAVYKTIAKHVKDIPMSERPFVFASHNASAVVDYKNGYIEPVVLAGASTAIDRGYPKGNVDAEAIKEMNPDWILLQPWHGVLEQTDGSVIDTFKWDLTKLYEDDMKSIQAIDHTQAYEKGKVLINTQGVRLGAASFILTAYIANHIYPGVFNFDIEKLFNDYMKEYHPGVNASEWFQYTYFDLKFADEKYEELMN; translated from the coding sequence ATGCTTCGGGAACAGGGCCACCCCGACTACGAATCCATGACGGGAGACATGCCCAGCTGCATAATCACCGGGACGAAGAGATACTACGTCAAGACCGGCGAAGAGGTTCTCGGACCACGCGGAGTCGACATCATCAGGCTGCCCTCATACGAGGACGGATGGGCCATCCCCGGCATCCTCATGCTCGGATACCTGACCGACAACGAGGCGAACGCCAAGAAGTATGTCGACATGGCAGACGCGGTCTACAAGACGATCGCCAAGCACGTCAAGGACATACCCATGTCGGAACGTCCGTTCGTATTCGCGAGCCACAACGCTTCCGCGGTAGTCGACTACAAGAACGGATACATCGAGCCTGTCGTCCTCGCCGGAGCGTCCACCGCCATCGACCGCGGATATCCCAAGGGAAACGTCGACGCGGAAGCGATCAAAGAGATGAACCCCGATTGGATCCTCCTCCAGCCCTGGCACGGAGTGCTCGAGCAGACAGACGGCTCGGTCATCGACACGTTCAAGTGGGATCTGACCAAGCTCTACGAGGATGACATGAAGAGCATCCAGGCGATCGACCACACCCAGGCTTACGAGAAAGGCAAGGTGCTCATCAATACCCAGGGAGTCCGTCTGGGAGCGGCCTCGTTCATCCTGACCGCGTACATAGCCAACCACATCTACCCCGGAGTCTTCAACTTCGACATCGAAAAGCTGTTCAACGATTACATGAAGGAGTATCATCCCGGAGTGAATGCCAGCGAATGGTTCCAGTACACATATTTCGACCTCAAATTCGCCGACGAGAAATATGAGGAACTGATGAATTGA